From the Fusarium musae strain F31 chromosome 11, whole genome shotgun sequence genome, one window contains:
- a CDS encoding hypothetical protein (CAZy:GT71) has translation MLRSWRDDASKSGKWIGVVTVRHRLVKILGVFVCFICALTLWEFWTDLSVAYKRVSSPSLTQTNQTQSGSTTPPNPKSGPQFTGPTEQTTRFWENLVTEFYAAEPHGDKIKPPNSLSRDKFDPYGSKAQIHTDRLEVSDEEVESLKENHAKFVQSLRHLAPKVPFKRNTKGIVITAKGSAFGVAGTAVRMLRHVGSRLPVQLFLDSASEAEYEQCNNTLSSLQVQCLNMDDFLKLPNTTSLQQPKIEKYQYKPLSVIFSSFQDILFLDSDAFPIRNPDHLLTVEPYKSRGLVTWPDFWLPTISPLFYKIAGAKAPYVTLDSRSSESGVMLYNKARHADSLLLAAYYNFYGPQFYYQLHSQGAWGSGDKETFMQSALVLGNPYWQVTKPASMITANKINWGSGIWQADPEQDWKLQTQKGRNQTSVSTRKGKLRIAEDEAKITSTMFAHLNRVKFDTRHPSQVLEGLVPERPDGTLSRLFGDDVDKVKSVAGYDLEKAIWEEAIKANCDRELMEECDKIRKYYEATF, from the coding sequence ATGCTTCGATCTTGGCGCGATGACGCCTCCAAAAGTGGGAAATGGATCGGCGTCGTAACCGTGCGCCATCGTCTCGTCAAAATTCTTGGCGTTTTCGTCTGTTTCATCTGCGCCCTCACCCTTTGGGAATTCTGGACAGATCTCTCTGTCGCCTACAAAAGAGTCTCCTCACCAAGCCTCACCCAAACTAACCAAACTCAATCTGGCTCTACAACCCCTCCAAATCCAAAGTCTGGGCCTCAATTTACTGGACCGACTGAGCAGACGACGAGATTCTGGGAGAACCTTGTTACGGAATTCTACGCAGCGGAACCTCATGGTGATAAGATCAAACCGCCTAATTCTCTATCGCGAGACAAATTTGATCCTTATGGCTCAAAGGCGCAGATTCACACGGACCGGCTCGAGGTATCTGATGAGGAAGTCGAATCATTGAAAGAGAACCATGCAAAGTTTGTGCAAAGTCTTCGACACTTGGCACCCAAAGTACCGTTCAAACGCAACACCAAAggcatcgtcatcactgCCAAAGGCTCCGCGTTTGGCGTAGCAGGGACAGCCGTGCGGATGCTACGACACGTTGGATCACGTCTACCAGTTCAGCTCTTTCTCGATTCGGCAAGCGAGGCTGAATATGAACAGTGCAATAATACACTTTCCAGCCTGCAGGTACAATGCTTGAATATGGACGACTTCTTGAAATTGCCTAATACGACATCACTCCAGCAACCAAAGATTGAAAAGTATCAGTACAAACCTTTGTCGGtcatcttctccagctttCAAGATATCTTATTCCTTGACTCCGACGCCTTTCCTATTCGAAACCCAGACCATCTCCTCACCGTGGAACCGTACAAGAGCCGTGGGCTTGTGACCTGGCCCGACTTTTGGCTGCCAACTATATCTCCCCTCTTCTACAAGATTGCAGGGGCCAAGGCTCCCTATGTCACTCTCGACTCCAGAAGTTCAGAGTCAGGAGTTATGCTGTACAACAAAGCAAGACACGCAGACAGTCTCCTGCTCGCCGCATACTACAACTTTTACGGGCCTCAATTTTACTATCAACTTCATTCACAGGGTGCTTGGGGATCAGGTGACAAGGAGACTTTCATGCAGAGCGCATTAGTCCTGGGCAACCCCTACTGGCAGGTCACAAAGCCAGCTTCGATGATTACCGCCAACAAAATCAACTGGGGAAGCGGGATCTGGCAGGCTGATCCTGAGCAAGACTGGAAGCTCCAAACACAAAAAGGACGAAACCAAACATCCGTATCAacaaggaaaggaaagcttAGGATAGCTGAGGACGAAGCCAAGATTACGAGTACAATGTTTGCCCATCTCAACAGAGTCAAATTTGATACTAGGCATCCGAGTCAGGTACTGGAAGGCCTAGTACCCGAGCGTCCTGACGGCACTTTATCGCGACTTTTTGGAGATGATGTGGACAAGGTCAAAAGCGTCGCGGGATACGATCTTGAAAAGGCGATATGGGAGGAGGCCATCAAGGCTAACTGTGACCGAGAGCTGATGGAGGAATGTGACAAGATACGAAAGTATTACGAGGCAACGTTCTAG